From a region of the Salinispira pacifica genome:
- a CDS encoding (2Fe-2S) ferredoxin domain-containing protein has protein sequence MSRAVETITICMGSSCHSRGNRENLELLRQWLSGQSKNPDAQIELKGTLCCGKCSSGPHLTGNNEEPLPSSPGLLEQWLRRHLFRKESDRRDEPNPEVM, from the coding sequence ATGAGCAGGGCAGTTGAGACCATCACCATCTGCATGGGCAGTTCCTGTCATTCCCGGGGCAACCGGGAAAACCTGGAGCTGCTCAGGCAGTGGCTGTCCGGTCAGTCAAAAAATCCGGATGCACAAATCGAATTGAAGGGGACTCTCTGCTGCGGTAAATGCAGCAGCGGTCCCCATCTCACAGGAAATAATGAGGAGCCCCTGCCTTCCAGCCCGGGGCTGCTTGAGCAATGGCTCCGGCGGCACCTCTTCAGGAAAGAGTCTGACCGACGGGATGAACCGAACCCGGAAGTAATGTAA
- a CDS encoding [Fe-Fe] hydrogenase large subunit C-terminal domain-containing protein yields the protein MNKTGPIYTEETVCQDCYKCIRQCPVKAISVEDGHAVIMADNCILCGVCVNACPVGAKKVRDDSSFIEAMLDSDEQVCAALAPSLLAMDSAGLIPPLIPVLEDLGFAAWARVSDGAEWVNAQTPAAAALNDDADVLVSSACPAANRYLRLYGREGARLVNLPTPMLAACAGLKEDYPRVVFIGPCAAKKWEADSFPQWVDGVLTLDELESLIERRMNGHTEAPNTSAARIGPDESDSGPPETNSGQAAAHIGLAAARLYPKPGGMLESLNKTSRLPEGSIAISGVDRFQESLDEAVLMARNRSVEKGRTHGRNPDGGPVFMEMLSCRGGCLEGQCAASRAGQLRSSRELEIIADGATGDAGAESMAGAARAAGADRAAQSDRTAQSDRTAGSDKRRFESAREIDFSSVRGLKKFRWPELDHPVTLRRHPSLGDPETDLKIRNFLDSIGKHSPVDEKDCGACGYDSCRDFAWAVVHGFGERNMCVSNLRMVAERKANALLKTMPCAVVIVDDQLGIVECNRKFLQNFLPQAAELPGRELQQHIHQVNLEHIIEDCSSFRQVLKSGSPVEGITLKKQERIYELTVFPVEKERTAGCLLQDITQPFARRESVIRRAKTVLEKNVQTVQQIAFLLGENASESEQMLRAVIQSFGGGERDE from the coding sequence ATGAATAAAACAGGTCCCATATATACAGAGGAAACAGTCTGTCAGGACTGTTATAAATGCATCCGTCAATGTCCGGTGAAAGCCATTAGTGTGGAAGACGGACACGCGGTAATCATGGCGGATAACTGCATTCTTTGCGGCGTTTGTGTGAATGCATGCCCCGTGGGGGCAAAAAAAGTGCGGGATGATTCCTCTTTTATTGAAGCCATGCTGGATTCGGATGAGCAGGTATGCGCGGCATTGGCGCCGTCTCTACTTGCCATGGATTCGGCGGGGCTCATACCTCCTCTTATTCCCGTGCTTGAAGATCTGGGGTTCGCAGCCTGGGCACGGGTGTCCGACGGAGCTGAGTGGGTGAATGCTCAGACCCCCGCAGCAGCTGCATTAAATGATGATGCTGATGTACTGGTCTCCTCCGCATGTCCGGCGGCGAACCGGTATCTCAGGCTCTACGGCAGGGAGGGTGCCCGTCTGGTGAACTTGCCGACACCCATGCTTGCCGCCTGTGCAGGATTGAAAGAGGACTATCCGCGGGTGGTATTCATCGGCCCCTGTGCGGCCAAAAAATGGGAGGCGGACAGTTTCCCCCAATGGGTTGACGGAGTTCTTACCCTGGATGAGCTTGAATCTCTTATTGAACGGCGCATGAACGGGCACACTGAAGCGCCAAACACCTCGGCTGCCCGTATTGGACCGGACGAATCCGATTCGGGACCGCCCGAAACCAATAGCGGCCAGGCCGCAGCCCATATTGGACTGGCCGCAGCCCGGCTGTATCCCAAACCCGGGGGAATGCTGGAATCTCTCAACAAAACCAGCAGGCTTCCCGAAGGATCCATTGCGATTTCCGGAGTGGACCGCTTCCAGGAATCTTTGGACGAGGCTGTTCTTATGGCTCGGAATCGTTCAGTGGAGAAGGGCCGGACGCATGGCCGTAATCCGGACGGCGGCCCGGTTTTTATGGAGATGCTTTCCTGCCGGGGAGGGTGTCTTGAGGGGCAGTGCGCTGCATCCAGGGCGGGGCAGCTGCGATCTTCCCGGGAACTGGAGATAATTGCGGATGGAGCCACGGGGGATGCCGGAGCTGAGAGCATGGCCGGAGCAGCCAGAGCAGCCGGAGCAGACAGAGCGGCCCAGTCAGACAGAACGGCCCAGTCAGACAGAACGGCCGGTTCTGATAAGCGGCGGTTTGAATCCGCCCGGGAAATTGATTTTTCTTCTGTCCGGGGGCTGAAAAAATTCAGGTGGCCGGAACTTGACCACCCGGTCACATTACGCAGGCACCCTTCTCTCGGCGATCCGGAAACAGACCTGAAGATCAGGAATTTCCTGGACTCCATCGGTAAACACAGCCCCGTTGACGAAAAAGATTGCGGCGCATGCGGCTACGATTCCTGCCGGGATTTCGCCTGGGCCGTTGTCCACGGTTTCGGGGAGAGAAACATGTGCGTAAGCAATCTGCGGATGGTGGCGGAGCGGAAAGCTAATGCCCTGCTGAAGACCATGCCCTGTGCGGTGGTGATTGTGGATGATCAGCTGGGCATCGTGGAATGCAACAGAAAATTCCTCCAGAATTTCCTTCCCCAGGCAGCTGAACTCCCCGGCAGAGAGCTGCAGCAGCATATTCATCAGGTGAACCTGGAACATATTATCGAGGACTGCTCCAGCTTCCGTCAGGTTCTGAAAAGCGGATCACCGGTGGAGGGTATCACCCTGAAAAAGCAGGAGCGGATCTATGAGCTCACCGTCTTTCCCGTGGAGAAGGAACGTACCGCCGGATGCCTGCTCCAGGATATTACCCAGCCCTTCGCCCGAAGGGAAAGCGTCATCCGCCGGGCGAAAACGGTGCTGGAAAAAAATGTACAGACGGTACAGCAAATCGCGTTTCTTTTGGGGGAAAATGCAAGTGAGAGCGAGCAGATGCTCAGGGCGGTGATCCAGTCATTCGGAGGCGGGGAACGGGATGAGTGA
- a CDS encoding SpoIIE family protein phosphatase has translation MSEQLFSDIALSATAKYGESARGDCFLSRRDGDGSTVVAVLSDGLGSGIKANVLATLTAKIALDMFCSGEDLLTAARLIYTSLPTCSERRISYATFSVVRSHGNGDVTIIEFDNPPALVIRNHELLDLEEESFTVPRPRAAAATITRRVLHSRPGDRIVFFSDGVSQAGMGSDAHPLGWQDVFPYVRGLLDHNPEISSVDLSRAVLRRAERLDGMKARDDISCAVLHVRHPRKTILVSGPPFHPQGDGYLASLLKSFDGKKAVCGGTTAQIIAREWGENVHMDLSAHTGSLPPMSRLDGVDLVSEGILTISALKDALEQGDDHSKPLDPPVDRLQNLLLNSDSIHIVGGTRINEAHQDPNMPVELEIRRNALRSLGEILKTRYLKEVELEFI, from the coding sequence ATGAGTGAGCAGCTTTTCAGTGATATTGCCCTGTCCGCCACAGCGAAATACGGAGAGTCGGCCCGGGGGGATTGCTTTCTTTCCAGGCGGGACGGCGACGGATCAACTGTTGTTGCAGTGCTCTCCGACGGGTTGGGATCGGGAATCAAGGCGAATGTTCTGGCAACCCTCACCGCTAAAATCGCACTGGATATGTTCTGTTCTGGCGAAGATCTGCTTACAGCCGCCCGGCTCATCTATACCTCCCTGCCCACCTGCAGTGAGAGAAGAATCAGCTACGCTACGTTTTCTGTTGTCCGTTCACACGGAAACGGGGATGTGACGATTATTGAATTTGATAATCCTCCGGCCCTGGTGATCCGTAATCATGAGCTGCTGGACTTGGAGGAGGAATCATTTACGGTTCCCAGACCACGGGCTGCAGCGGCTACCATTACACGAAGAGTGCTTCATTCACGTCCCGGGGACCGCATAGTCTTTTTCAGCGACGGGGTGAGCCAGGCGGGTATGGGTTCGGATGCCCATCCTCTGGGGTGGCAGGATGTATTCCCCTATGTCCGGGGACTGCTGGATCATAATCCGGAGATCAGTTCCGTCGATTTGAGCCGGGCGGTACTCAGGAGGGCTGAGCGTCTGGACGGCATGAAGGCCCGGGACGATATCAGCTGTGCCGTGTTGCATGTGCGGCATCCCAGAAAAACGATTCTGGTTTCTGGCCCTCCGTTTCATCCCCAGGGTGATGGGTATCTGGCATCCCTGTTGAAGAGCTTTGACGGGAAAAAGGCCGTGTGCGGAGGGACTACCGCCCAGATCATTGCCCGGGAATGGGGCGAGAATGTTCATATGGACTTAAGCGCCCACACAGGAAGTCTGCCTCCCATGTCACGGCTGGACGGAGTTGACCTGGTAAGCGAAGGCATTCTTACCATTTCAGCATTGAAGGATGCTCTGGAGCAGGGCGACGATCATAGCAAGCCGCTGGATCCGCCGGTGGACCGGCTTCAGAATCTTCTGTTGAACAGCGACAGCATCCACATTGTGGGGGGGACCAGAATCAACGAAGCCCACCAGGACCCCAATATGCCCGTGGAGCTTGAGATCAGGCGGAATGCTCTCAGGTCCTTGGGAGAAATACTGAAAACCCGGTATCTCAAAGAAGTTGAACTTGAATTTATCTGA
- a CDS encoding NAD(P)H-dependent oxidoreductase subunit E yields MDTQDSKTGSRNIKLNRNINIDNEQPGSLHDEQKTSACIEVELCMGTACHVHGAADLLHRLKELEQTYPLELRAVPCLNRCRQRGAEQPPVIRINGRLHFALLPEGLEELISSVQEHDNENGAGR; encoded by the coding sequence GTGGATACACAAGACAGCAAAACCGGCAGCCGGAATATCAAGCTAAACCGGAATATCAACATAGACAATGAACAGCCCGGTTCATTGCACGATGAACAGAAGACTTCAGCCTGCATAGAAGTGGAGCTGTGCATGGGAACCGCCTGTCACGTTCACGGGGCGGCGGACCTTCTTCACCGGCTGAAAGAGCTTGAACAGACATATCCTCTTGAACTGCGGGCCGTCCCCTGTCTCAACAGATGCCGTCAGCGTGGGGCCGAGCAGCCGCCGGTTATCCGCATTAACGGAAGGCTGCACTTTGCACTGCTGCCCGAAGGTCTTGAAGAGCTGATATCTTCCGTACAGGAACACGATAACGAAAACGGAGCGGGGCGATGA
- a CDS encoding [Fe-Fe] hydrogenase large subunit C-terminal domain-containing protein, which yields MSQRKNRSTRGAKIRREIYQGIAESELKKDPSLLDRLAFDMEARSSDTARCCSHHRKAVLRRRVVAAMGYRPSSIEEFQPLSGLPAAGIGEPAMVIIPEACNSCPSSSYVVTNGCQNCVDRNCSHQCPRDAITFTNSGAVIDGELCINCGKCAKACSFSAIIPRKSPCLDACPAGAIQREGDGPAVIHEEKCIQCGQCMLSCPFAAPVPVSHMRNVARELSSENGPVALVAPSVHGQLPGTREQFYTGLGRLGFAAVYEVAEGAVATAEHEARELGEHMKAGKGFMTSSCCPAYTELVRTAIPALGSRVSSTPPPMFYSARKAAVKHAGRSLVFIGPCFAKKLEALRDGSADYVITVEELGAMLVAAEIELSDLPEEDSATLPRPPEWAMGFARAGGVAAAIAGISARPPGTRNIKGLDKKQSNLLKVWSKKPELADTDFLEVMCCPGGCASGPGVLWENCGD from the coding sequence ATGAGTCAGCGGAAAAACCGGAGTACCAGGGGCGCAAAAATCCGCCGTGAGATTTATCAGGGGATTGCCGAAAGTGAGCTGAAGAAAGATCCTTCCCTCCTGGACAGACTTGCATTTGATATGGAAGCAAGGAGCAGCGATACCGCCAGGTGCTGCAGTCATCACCGGAAAGCAGTGCTGAGAAGGAGGGTTGTGGCGGCCATGGGATACCGGCCATCCAGTATTGAAGAGTTTCAGCCTCTTTCCGGTCTGCCGGCGGCAGGCATCGGTGAACCGGCCATGGTGATTATCCCCGAGGCATGCAACAGCTGTCCTTCTTCAAGCTATGTGGTTACCAATGGGTGTCAGAACTGTGTGGACCGCAATTGCAGTCACCAGTGTCCGCGGGATGCCATAACATTCACCAATAGCGGAGCAGTAATCGATGGAGAGTTGTGCATCAACTGCGGCAAATGCGCCAAAGCCTGCAGTTTCTCTGCCATCATCCCCCGGAAATCTCCCTGCCTGGATGCCTGTCCCGCTGGAGCCATTCAGCGGGAAGGGGACGGCCCCGCAGTCATCCATGAAGAGAAATGCATTCAATGCGGACAGTGCATGCTTTCCTGTCCCTTTGCAGCCCCGGTTCCGGTGTCGCACATGCGGAATGTGGCCCGGGAGTTATCTTCGGAAAACGGCCCCGTGGCCCTGGTTGCTCCTTCGGTCCACGGTCAGCTTCCCGGTACCCGGGAGCAGTTTTATACAGGACTGGGGCGGCTGGGGTTTGCCGCGGTGTATGAGGTTGCCGAGGGTGCCGTTGCCACCGCAGAACACGAGGCCCGGGAACTGGGGGAACACATGAAGGCCGGGAAAGGCTTCATGACTTCCTCCTGCTGCCCCGCATACACAGAACTGGTGCGCACTGCCATTCCTGCCCTGGGTTCCAGGGTGAGCAGCACTCCTCCCCCGATGTTTTACAGCGCCCGAAAGGCGGCGGTGAAGCATGCCGGGCGCAGTCTGGTGTTCATCGGCCCATGTTTTGCGAAGAAGCTGGAAGCGCTGCGGGATGGATCAGCGGATTATGTGATCACCGTGGAAGAACTGGGAGCCATGCTGGTTGCTGCAGAAATTGAGCTGTCAGATCTCCCGGAAGAAGACTCTGCAACTCTTCCCCGGCCGCCGGAGTGGGCCATGGGTTTTGCACGGGCCGGAGGCGTAGCCGCAGCAATTGCCGGAATATCAGCCCGCCCCCCCGGAACCAGGAACATCAAGGGGCTGGACAAAAAGCAAAGCAACCTGCTGAAAGTCTGGAGCAAAAAACCCGAGCTTGCGGACACAGATTTTCTGGAGGTAATGTGCTGCCCCGGGGGGTGTGCGTCCGGGCCCGGAGTTCTCTGGGAGAACTGTGGCGATTAG
- a CDS encoding putative bifunctional diguanylate cyclase/phosphodiesterase: MEFSNQKTCEEQLRKLRIELQLEQEHAQQLERLLNHDPDTGLPQRHVLVRRLMKMVRDSGETPFAYGIIRLDRRYQRIKYTRDRIKVLLYITAERIKSILGEGNVYQSDRSDEFLFVMENAESEQAITEIIEEVQTAISEKHNAPASDLSFGSNVGVAVYPWHAQKLEELEVNAEIALGIYERKREQGFLYTPELGERFHENEALVHQMHQSIQDGFNGFYVVYQPIIDTDKTVMGCEALMRWTVPGFGAIPPARFIPLAEENGYIRFLGKWVLYQALNQIRLWRETHGTDFFMSVNLSTVQLESPEILSDIETALTTLELPGEVLHLEITESSVMENPVEITSRLRAIRELGVKIMVDDFGTGYSNLNYLHQFPVDTLKIAKEFIDVYPADGGARELVRAIQGLAESFGFNTLAEGIERQEQFDALKTSGVHFIQGYIFSPPIDPAEFEEKYLM; this comes from the coding sequence ATGGAGTTCTCAAACCAGAAAACATGCGAAGAACAGCTGCGGAAACTCCGTATTGAGCTTCAGCTTGAACAGGAACATGCCCAGCAGCTTGAGCGTCTTTTAAATCACGACCCCGACACCGGCCTTCCGCAGCGGCATGTTCTGGTTCGGCGTCTTATGAAGATGGTCCGGGACAGCGGGGAAACGCCATTTGCATACGGAATTATCCGCCTTGACCGCCGATATCAGCGGATTAAATACACCCGGGACAGGATCAAAGTGCTGCTGTACATAACCGCTGAGCGTATCAAGTCCATTTTAGGCGAAGGAAACGTGTACCAGTCCGACCGGAGCGACGAGTTCCTCTTTGTCATGGAAAATGCGGAGAGCGAGCAGGCGATTACTGAAATTATAGAGGAAGTACAGACGGCGATTTCAGAAAAGCACAATGCTCCCGCCTCGGACCTGAGTTTCGGAAGCAATGTGGGAGTAGCGGTATATCCCTGGCATGCTCAAAAGCTGGAGGAGCTTGAAGTAAACGCAGAAATCGCCCTGGGTATTTATGAGCGCAAGAGAGAACAGGGCTTTCTCTACACTCCCGAGCTGGGGGAGAGGTTTCATGAGAACGAGGCCCTGGTGCATCAGATGCATCAGAGCATACAGGATGGGTTCAACGGCTTTTACGTGGTGTATCAGCCCATCATCGATACCGATAAAACCGTTATGGGCTGCGAAGCCCTGATGCGCTGGACGGTGCCCGGCTTCGGAGCCATTCCTCCGGCACGGTTTATCCCTCTGGCCGAAGAGAACGGGTATATCCGTTTCCTGGGTAAGTGGGTGCTCTACCAGGCTTTAAACCAGATCCGGCTGTGGCGGGAAACCCACGGTACAGATTTTTTCATGTCGGTGAATCTTTCCACCGTCCAGCTGGAAAGCCCCGAGATTCTTTCAGACATTGAAACTGCCCTCACAACCCTGGAACTTCCCGGCGAAGTCCTGCATCTGGAAATAACCGAAAGTTCGGTTATGGAAAATCCCGTGGAAATAACCTCCCGCCTCCGGGCAATCCGGGAGCTGGGGGTGAAGATTATGGTGGATGATTTCGGCACAGGCTATTCGAATCTGAATTATCTGCATCAGTTTCCGGTGGATACCCTGAAAATCGCCAAGGAGTTTATCGACGTGTACCCTGCCGACGGCGGCGCACGGGAACTGGTTCGGGCAATTCAGGGACTGGCGGAAAGCTTCGGGTTCAATACCCTGGCGGAAGGAATAGAACGTCAGGAGCAGTTCGATGCCCTGAAAACTTCCGGAGTGCATTTTATTCAAGGCTACATTTTCAGTCCGCCCATCGATCCTGCGGAATTCGAAGAAAAATATCTCATGTAG
- a CDS encoding alpha-amylase family glycosyl hydrolase: MFYERKSTARPHSPAPNLAHSPARRGIMSAFPVSSRKTPLVLVLLTLFLLAACKPQPQGPGDEYFGNFTPVNPGAESLGAPADWYSDARFYHIWVNAFSDSDGDGIGDIPGIVNRLDYLEDLGINAIWLSPIFETKGQDYPQGNMHGYDTTDHYEINPYFGDTEDVRNLLDQAHSRGIRVIFDFVPNHVSTQHPWFQYSVENSGGYGDWFVWEYEDLDNYYDGPWGQEVWHRASNGRYYYGVFWDGMPDLNYENPEVRESMASVVTHWLNFGFDGIRVDAVKYVYEQDTDDNPRTAPIMEDTAATREYFAELREKILDHYGYRGFGKFMVVENWTNTDKLDTYAEFNGRAAAQMSFDFDLGGTIFYSLSGGSPAALSSYLSTRDSYDMPSDFRYGNFLSNHDNVRSRPMTETGDNTETAKMAAAYNILLPGVPFVYYGNEVGMTGAAGDDIDLRQDLNWADVTSQTGDSSSLLEWYRALLTARKNYDELGGGQFTDVSSEASNGNIFAGLWQDAASDTAVLFVGNHNSSGVTPESMNLSGYLSGVGSGVTTIIGSDNGAGFSSGSFTSGTIAGRTVKVYVLGSGSEPVLLAP, encoded by the coding sequence ATGTTTTACGAAAGAAAATCAACCGCCCGGCCCCACAGCCCGGCTCCCAACCTTGCACACAGCCCGGCCCGCCGCGGTATTATGTCAGCATTTCCGGTGTCCTCCCGGAAAACTCCTTTGGTTCTGGTACTTTTAACCCTTTTCCTCCTTGCAGCCTGTAAACCCCAGCCCCAGGGACCGGGGGACGAGTATTTCGGCAATTTCACTCCCGTGAACCCGGGAGCAGAATCCCTGGGTGCACCGGCGGACTGGTATTCCGACGCCCGGTTTTATCATATCTGGGTAAATGCCTTTTCCGATTCCGACGGAGATGGTATCGGAGATATTCCGGGAATCGTAAACCGCCTGGACTATCTTGAAGATCTGGGGATCAACGCCATCTGGCTGTCCCCCATCTTCGAGACCAAGGGTCAGGATTACCCCCAGGGCAATATGCACGGTTATGACACCACCGATCATTACGAGATCAACCCCTACTTCGGAGATACCGAAGATGTCCGCAACCTCCTGGATCAGGCCCATTCAAGGGGGATTCGTGTAATCTTCGACTTTGTTCCCAATCACGTTTCCACCCAGCATCCGTGGTTCCAGTACTCTGTGGAGAATTCCGGAGGCTACGGCGACTGGTTTGTGTGGGAATATGAGGATCTGGACAACTATTATGACGGTCCATGGGGGCAGGAGGTATGGCACAGGGCTTCCAACGGCCGGTATTACTACGGGGTGTTCTGGGACGGCATGCCCGACCTGAACTATGAAAACCCGGAGGTCCGGGAATCCATGGCCAGCGTAGTTACCCATTGGCTGAACTTCGGCTTTGACGGAATCCGGGTGGACGCTGTGAAGTATGTCTATGAACAAGACACCGACGATAATCCCAGAACCGCCCCCATCATGGAAGACACCGCCGCCACCAGAGAGTATTTCGCCGAGCTCCGGGAAAAGATTCTGGACCACTACGGCTACCGGGGATTTGGAAAGTTCATGGTAGTGGAAAACTGGACAAATACCGACAAGCTGGATACCTATGCGGAGTTCAACGGCAGGGCGGCAGCCCAGATGAGTTTCGACTTCGACCTGGGAGGGACAATTTTTTACTCACTCTCCGGCGGTTCGCCGGCTGCTCTTTCTTCCTATCTTTCCACCCGGGATTCCTACGACATGCCCTCCGACTTCCGTTACGGGAATTTTCTCTCCAATCATGACAATGTACGAAGCCGGCCCATGACTGAAACCGGCGACAATACGGAGACTGCCAAAATGGCTGCCGCCTACAACATTCTCCTTCCGGGGGTTCCCTTTGTGTACTACGGCAATGAAGTGGGGATGACCGGCGCAGCCGGAGATGACATCGATCTCCGCCAGGACCTGAACTGGGCCGATGTAACCAGTCAAACCGGCGATTCAAGCTCTCTTCTTGAATGGTACCGTGCCCTGCTTACCGCACGGAAAAACTATGACGAGCTGGGAGGCGGCCAGTTTACTGATGTAAGCAGCGAGGCTTCAAACGGAAACATCTTTGCAGGACTGTGGCAGGATGCAGCTTCAGATACGGCGGTCCTTTTTGTGGGCAACCACAATAGCAGCGGCGTAACTCCAGAGTCCATGAACCTTTCCGGCTATCTGTCGGGTGTGGGCTCCGGAGTTACCACCATTATCGGATCTGACAACGGTGCAGGATTTTCATCCGGCAGCTTCACAAGCGGAACCATCGCTGGCCGGACGGTGAAGGTGTATGTCCTGGGCAGCGGCAGCGAACCGGTGCTCCTCGCCCCATAA